A stretch of Microbulbifer bruguierae DNA encodes these proteins:
- a CDS encoding lysophospholipid acyltransferase family protein, with product MPDLVDSTVAASTADGITVAAAPAGKRRDRYWLRLLATATAFSLFGVGGLVLRFVLFPPLKFLYRDPALRQRKARDMVQGAFKTFIGFMHITGIYTYRMHGEEKLREPGQLVLANHPSLIDVVFLISRIPNANCIVKASLFRNPFMRGAVTTAGYIPNDDPEKIIAMAAASLARGESVVLFPEGTRTVPGKELRLQRGAAYMALRAGVRPTLVTIRCNPPMLMKNVPWYSIPDSRPHFEFVISNGEQLIPLEDMQETPLAARKITNQLKVYFTEERAA from the coding sequence ATGCCTGATTTGGTGGATTCTACAGTAGCCGCTTCTACAGCCGATGGAATAACCGTGGCGGCGGCGCCCGCCGGCAAGCGCCGCGACCGCTATTGGCTGCGTCTGCTGGCAACCGCCACGGCGTTCAGTCTGTTTGGCGTGGGCGGACTGGTGCTGCGTTTTGTCCTGTTTCCCCCGTTGAAATTCCTTTACCGGGACCCGGCGCTGCGTCAGCGCAAAGCGCGGGATATGGTTCAGGGCGCGTTCAAAACCTTTATCGGTTTTATGCATATCACCGGAATATATACCTATCGTATGCACGGTGAGGAAAAGCTGCGCGAGCCGGGCCAGTTGGTGCTGGCCAATCACCCGTCGCTGATCGATGTGGTGTTCCTGATTTCGCGTATTCCCAACGCTAACTGTATCGTCAAGGCGAGTCTGTTCCGCAATCCGTTTATGCGCGGCGCGGTGACCACCGCAGGGTATATCCCCAATGATGACCCGGAAAAAATCATCGCCATGGCTGCCGCTTCCCTGGCGCGAGGCGAGAGTGTGGTGCTGTTTCCGGAAGGCACGCGCACGGTGCCGGGCAAAGAACTTCGTTTGCAGCGCGGTGCCGCCTATATGGCCCTGCGTGCCGGCGTGAGGCCGACCCTGGTCACCATCCGCTGCAACCCCCCGATGCTGATGAAAAATGTTCCCTGGTACAGTATCCCTGATTCCAGACCGCATTTTGAATTTGTGATTTCCAATGGTGAGCAGCTGATCCCGCTCGAGGATATGCAGGAAACGCCGCTTGCCGCGAGAAAAATTACCAACCAATTAAAAGTGTATTTCACTGAGGAGCGCGCGGCGTGA
- a CDS encoding COG4648 family protein produces the protein MSRLAQVILVLVVTAYPLAVYFGIQYLSLGALLALLLAVAGLRLLLISSEKHSVGGRIGAGALAAILAAVAATSWLRGDSQGLLWYPVFCNLLMLGIFVHSLLFQSQTVIERLARLREPNLPPSGIAYTRRVTQVWCGFFIANGAIAAGTAVNGDLSLWTLYNGLISYLLMGLLLAGEWLLRSRVRRSTGTTT, from the coding sequence ATGTCCCGGCTGGCGCAGGTCATTCTGGTACTGGTGGTTACCGCGTATCCGCTGGCGGTGTACTTCGGTATCCAGTACCTGTCCCTCGGCGCTCTGCTGGCCCTGCTGCTGGCGGTGGCGGGGCTGCGCCTGCTGCTGATATCGTCGGAAAAGCACAGCGTTGGCGGTCGCATTGGCGCCGGCGCTCTGGCGGCTATTCTCGCCGCGGTCGCCGCCACCAGCTGGTTGCGCGGCGACAGCCAGGGCCTGCTCTGGTACCCGGTCTTTTGCAACCTGTTGATGCTGGGAATTTTTGTCCACAGTCTGTTGTTCCAGTCGCAGACGGTCATTGAGCGGCTGGCGCGCCTGCGCGAACCAAACCTGCCGCCAAGCGGCATTGCCTATACACGCCGGGTAACCCAGGTGTGGTGCGGATTTTTTATTGCCAACGGCGCCATTGCCGCGGGCACTGCGGTAAATGGTGACCTGTCGTTGTGGACCCTGTACAACGGCCTGATTTCCTACCTGTTGATGGGCCTGCTGCTGGCCGGCGAATGGCTGCTGCGCAGCCGCGTCCGTCGCAGTACCGGTACCACGACCTGA
- a CDS encoding beta-ketoacyl synthase chain length factor, whose protein sequence is MSEFTISAWRAWAPGLSDAVDWQRWRDGELNFADQAIPDISFLPAMQRRRLSALAKAAMATAHALLDGRDMPVLCCSVHGEAQRTYTLLQDVAAGEPLSPTAFGLSVHNAIVGQLSISLGIHSPALALAGGDFPLHSGFIEAAAMLAEGAPEMLLQFYEEPLPELYLHNTESPQRICATTLHLRASNNPGEGPREGEYRAELRYNPEANAAVSAFEWAEYQLPLITALVDGSGSLPLGQGWELLIGRNSDA, encoded by the coding sequence GTGTCTGAATTCACGATTTCCGCATGGCGCGCCTGGGCGCCAGGCCTCAGCGATGCTGTCGATTGGCAGCGCTGGCGCGACGGCGAGCTGAATTTCGCCGATCAGGCCATTCCCGACATCAGCTTTCTGCCCGCGATGCAGCGCCGGCGCCTGAGCGCGCTGGCCAAAGCGGCGATGGCCACCGCGCATGCCTTGCTGGATGGGCGCGATATGCCCGTCCTCTGCTGTTCCGTTCACGGCGAAGCACAGCGCACCTATACCCTGTTGCAGGACGTGGCGGCGGGGGAGCCCCTTTCGCCCACGGCATTCGGCCTGTCGGTGCACAATGCCATCGTCGGCCAGCTATCCATCTCTCTCGGTATCCATTCCCCGGCGCTCGCGCTGGCGGGGGGAGATTTTCCCCTGCACAGCGGATTTATCGAGGCGGCCGCCATGCTCGCTGAAGGGGCACCGGAGATGCTGCTGCAATTTTACGAAGAGCCGCTGCCGGAACTTTATCTGCACAACACCGAAAGCCCGCAGCGCATCTGCGCCACAACTCTGCACCTGAGAGCCTCGAACAACCCGGGCGAAGGTCCTCGGGAAGGAGAGTATCGCGCTGAGTTGCGATATAACCCGGAGGCTAACGCCGCGGTGTCCGCGTTTGAGTGGGCGGAATATCAGTTGCCGCTGATTACTGCGCTGGTGGACGGTAGTGGCAGCTTGCCTCTGGGACAGGGCTGGGAATTGCTTATCGGAAGGAATAGTGATGCCTGA
- a CDS encoding thiol:disulfide interchange protein DsbA/DsbL, with product MRAVVALFTLLLSLTACAQEAPATFKAGEHYEVLPQAVVQDDDSKIEVTELFWYGCGHCYHFEAPLKKWQKTMPADVALKKIPAIWQPVMEVHARMYYVADALGALDKVHDPIFGAIAQQRKMFADRDGSEWKADQASIAALFSANGADGEKAAKLLNSFAINSKVKQGQAKQRAYKLSGTPEMVVAGKYRVSTSLPGLKGKSNGQQLMLEVVDFLIEKERADKG from the coding sequence ATGAGAGCCGTCGTCGCACTATTTACCCTGCTGCTGAGCCTGACAGCCTGCGCGCAGGAGGCCCCGGCTACGTTCAAAGCTGGCGAACATTACGAAGTACTGCCTCAGGCGGTAGTCCAGGATGATGACAGCAAGATCGAAGTCACCGAACTGTTCTGGTACGGCTGCGGCCACTGTTACCATTTCGAGGCGCCGCTCAAAAAGTGGCAGAAGACCATGCCTGCGGACGTGGCCCTGAAAAAAATTCCGGCCATCTGGCAGCCGGTAATGGAAGTGCATGCGCGTATGTACTATGTGGCTGACGCACTGGGTGCGCTGGACAAGGTGCATGATCCCATCTTTGGTGCCATTGCCCAGCAGCGCAAAATGTTCGCCGATCGCGACGGTAGCGAGTGGAAGGCGGACCAGGCTTCCATTGCTGCGCTGTTCAGCGCCAATGGCGCGGATGGCGAAAAAGCGGCCAAGCTGCTGAATTCCTTTGCCATCAACAGCAAGGTCAAGCAGGGGCAGGCCAAGCAGCGCGCATACAAGCTGAGCGGCACGCCGGAAATGGTGGTCGCTGGCAAATACCGCGTCAGCACCTCTCTGCCGGGGCTGAAGGGCAAGTCCAATGGCCAGCAGCTGATGCTGGAGGTGGTGGACTTCCTGATCGAAAAAGAGCGCGCGGATAAAGGTTGA
- a CDS encoding c-type cytochrome produces the protein MNSIIKKATLALGMVAFAQFGHAAGDASAGQAKAAACAACHGADGNSPAPTFPKIAGLGEKYLLKQIHDIKSGARQVPEMIGQLDNMSDQDMADIAAYFASQNIQLAGSEAFSVMLNNGDNVDGLALGRKVFRAGNGATGVPACMGCHSPTGQGNAPAGYPRLSGQYAEYVEKQLKAFRSGTRANDGDTRIMRTVAQQLSDAEIKAVANYVAGLTE, from the coding sequence ATGAACAGCATTATAAAGAAAGCCACTCTGGCTTTGGGGATGGTGGCATTTGCCCAGTTCGGGCACGCTGCCGGTGATGCCAGTGCAGGGCAAGCCAAAGCCGCAGCCTGCGCAGCCTGTCACGGCGCCGATGGCAATAGTCCGGCACCGACCTTTCCGAAAATTGCCGGGTTGGGTGAAAAGTACCTGCTCAAACAGATTCACGACATCAAAAGCGGTGCTCGCCAGGTGCCGGAAATGATCGGCCAGCTCGACAATATGAGCGATCAGGACATGGCGGACATCGCCGCCTATTTCGCCTCGCAGAACATCCAGCTCGCGGGCTCCGAAGCTTTCTCGGTGATGCTGAACAACGGTGACAACGTGGATGGCCTGGCGCTGGGACGCAAGGTCTTCCGTGCTGGCAATGGCGCGACGGGCGTGCCTGCCTGTATGGGTTGCCACTCACCAACCGGTCAGGGTAACGCACCTGCGGGCTATCCGAGACTTTCCGGTCAGTACGCGGAGTATGTGGAGAAGCAGCTCAAGGCCTTCCGCTCCGGCACCCGCGCCAACGACGGTGATACCCGGATAATGCGTACTGTCGCCCAGCAGCTGTCCGATGCCGAAATCAAGGCCGTAGCCAACTATGTAGCGGGTCTCACCGAGTAA
- a CDS encoding ApeI family dehydratase has translation MQWQQLFGHTGDQALFCVAADGGEISLAEFKRDLARAHALVERQLNELPRTESLRRTALYCTDTYEFCVWLFAGLAADLQLVIPANNKRATREALADIDLWLGEWPAGNGRQRAFRLSAVHSAGAGGELPQHFAGELQLFTSGSSGEPQSIHKQLPQLMAEIAAQQQQWGSLVADCSVLATVSHQHIYGMLFRLLWPLSSGRAFVSKTYVDVAALLRDAQNLAPALWVASPAQLSRRNDAWPWQQARFLSAIFSSGGPLAAQDAAAIAELAGHWPLEIYGSTETGGIGWRQQRDGNSLWSPLQDVQVGVQVTASTEEPPLLQVQSPWIAEGFATQDRVRMVGERFELLGRADQIAKIEEKRISLTQVERLLSASPLVTTARVLVLPKGPRRSRDLLGALVVPSDEGRAQLNICGKSALVRQLRAMLAPDLDGVALPRSWRMVAAIPVNQQGKSPRELLMNVFETDSETAFATPASMLPEVDATEVEAAVDSARKSAKVSLRIPRNLPCLPGHFETAPVVPGVVQIDWAVHFGKTLLQIPGEFAGMENIKFKQLLVPEERAELELTFDPEKQKLHYRFFWGSEEFSSGKLSFRHG, from the coding sequence ATGCAGTGGCAACAGTTATTCGGGCACACCGGCGACCAGGCACTTTTCTGTGTCGCCGCCGATGGCGGTGAAATATCTCTCGCCGAATTCAAGCGCGACCTCGCCCGCGCTCACGCCCTGGTAGAAAGGCAGCTGAACGAATTGCCGCGCACGGAATCCTTGCGCCGCACCGCGCTCTACTGCACGGATACCTACGAGTTCTGCGTGTGGCTGTTTGCCGGCCTCGCCGCAGACCTGCAGCTGGTCATTCCCGCCAATAACAAGCGGGCGACCCGCGAGGCGCTGGCAGATATCGACCTGTGGCTGGGGGAGTGGCCCGCTGGCAATGGTCGGCAACGGGCATTCCGGTTGTCGGCAGTTCACTCTGCTGGTGCCGGTGGCGAATTACCGCAACATTTTGCCGGAGAGCTGCAGTTGTTTACTTCCGGTAGCAGCGGCGAACCCCAGAGTATCCACAAACAGTTGCCGCAATTGATGGCAGAAATCGCCGCGCAGCAACAACAGTGGGGATCACTTGTCGCCGACTGTAGCGTGCTGGCGACGGTCAGCCACCAGCATATTTATGGGATGCTGTTCAGACTGCTGTGGCCCCTGAGCAGCGGGCGCGCGTTTGTCAGCAAGACCTACGTGGACGTCGCCGCGCTGTTGCGCGATGCACAAAACCTGGCTCCCGCCCTGTGGGTGGCGAGTCCCGCACAGCTGAGCCGCCGCAACGATGCCTGGCCCTGGCAGCAGGCGCGCTTCCTGAGCGCGATTTTCTCTTCCGGCGGCCCTCTTGCTGCGCAGGACGCCGCGGCTATCGCCGAGCTGGCCGGGCACTGGCCGTTGGAAATCTACGGCAGCACCGAAACCGGAGGTATCGGTTGGCGGCAGCAGCGGGACGGCAATAGCCTGTGGAGCCCACTGCAGGATGTCCAGGTCGGTGTTCAGGTCACTGCATCGACGGAAGAGCCGCCACTGTTGCAGGTGCAGTCACCCTGGATCGCAGAGGGGTTTGCCACCCAGGACCGGGTGCGGATGGTCGGCGAGCGGTTTGAGTTACTCGGGCGCGCGGACCAGATCGCGAAAATCGAGGAAAAGCGCATCTCCCTTACCCAGGTCGAGCGACTGCTGAGTGCGTCGCCACTGGTGACAACAGCCAGAGTTCTGGTGCTGCCCAAGGGCCCGCGGCGCAGTCGCGATCTGCTGGGTGCTTTGGTGGTGCCCAGCGACGAGGGGCGTGCGCAATTGAATATCTGTGGCAAGTCCGCGCTGGTGCGCCAGCTGCGCGCCATGCTCGCGCCGGATCTGGACGGGGTGGCGCTGCCCCGCTCCTGGCGCATGGTCGCCGCCATCCCGGTCAACCAACAGGGCAAGAGCCCCAGAGAGTTGCTGATGAACGTGTTTGAAACCGATTCCGAAACGGCATTTGCCACGCCTGCTTCGATGTTGCCGGAAGTGGACGCGACCGAGGTAGAAGCGGCTGTGGATAGCGCGCGCAAGAGTGCGAAAGTCTCCCTGCGTATACCGCGCAACCTGCCGTGTCTACCCGGCCATTTTGAAACCGCGCCGGTTGTACCCGGTGTGGTGCAGATCGACTGGGCAGTGCACTTTGGCAAAACATTGCTGCAGATTCCCGGCGAATTTGCCGGTATGGAAAATATCAAATTCAAACAGCTGCTGGTACCGGAAGAGCGGGCAGAGCTGGAGCTGACCTTCGACCCGGAAAAGCAGAAATTGCACTATCGCTTTTTCTGGGGAAGCGAAGAGTTCAGCAGTGGCAAGTTGAGTTTTCGCCATGGCTGA
- the yihA gene encoding ribosome biogenesis GTP-binding protein YihA/YsxC: MSEPNVERINFRRAQYLVSAPTLAECPEDSGAEVAFAGRSNAGKSSAINALTDNGKLARTSKTPGRTQLINFFSLGEQQRLVDLPGYGYAKVARSMKDEWQRHLAFYLEQRRCLKGLVLLMDIRQPLKEFDLQMLSWAVTSGLPAHVLLTKADKLKNGPANNARFAVEKALKELELDRGVTVQLFSAPKRKGLEKLEQRLNQWLTLPSEGEMPPDEIAPEEDQ, encoded by the coding sequence ATGTCTGAACCCAATGTAGAACGAATCAACTTTCGCCGCGCGCAATATCTCGTCAGCGCGCCCACTTTAGCGGAGTGTCCGGAGGATTCCGGCGCTGAAGTGGCTTTTGCCGGGCGCTCCAATGCCGGCAAATCCAGTGCCATTAATGCCCTCACCGACAACGGCAAACTGGCAAGGACGTCCAAGACTCCAGGTCGCACCCAGCTGATCAACTTCTTCAGCCTGGGCGAACAGCAGCGCCTGGTGGACCTGCCCGGCTACGGCTATGCCAAGGTAGCGCGGTCGATGAAGGACGAATGGCAGCGGCACCTGGCGTTTTACCTGGAGCAACGCCGCTGCCTGAAAGGACTGGTGTTGCTGATGGATATTCGCCAGCCACTGAAGGAATTCGACCTGCAAATGCTGAGCTGGGCGGTGACTTCCGGGCTGCCTGCCCATGTACTGCTGACCAAAGCCGATAAGCTGAAGAACGGCCCGGCCAACAATGCCCGTTTTGCGGTGGAAAAAGCGCTCAAGGAGCTGGAATTGGATCGCGGCGTCACCGTCCAGTTGTTTTCTGCCCCCAAGCGCAAGGGGCTGGAAAAACTGGAGCAGCGTCTGAATCAGTGGCTGACACTACCGAGTGAGGGTGAAATGCCCCCTGACGAGATTGCCCCTGAAGAAGATCAGTGA
- a CDS encoding ACT domain-containing protein has protein sequence MNAQVKIDRLLQCLTPLLNREQLAMCLLDERQLQARLQDCLCIFREPEGICALLPREIADREQFTRVGDFRQITLQVSASLLVPGFTARIVCELADAGIHSNVISARCHEHILVSERDAQLAMQVLHGISNRLQYS, from the coding sequence ATGAACGCACAGGTAAAAATCGATCGGCTTCTGCAGTGCCTGACACCGCTGCTCAACCGCGAGCAGCTGGCGATGTGTCTGCTGGACGAGAGGCAACTGCAGGCCCGACTGCAGGACTGCCTGTGTATCTTCCGCGAGCCGGAGGGAATCTGTGCGCTGCTGCCGCGGGAGATTGCAGACCGCGAACAATTCACCCGGGTGGGCGACTTTCGCCAGATAACCCTGCAGGTTTCTGCCAGCCTGCTGGTGCCCGGGTTCACCGCGAGAATCGTTTGTGAGCTGGCGGATGCGGGGATTCACAGCAATGTGATATCCGCGCGTTGCCACGAACATATTCTGGTCAGCGAGCGCGACGCGCAACTGGCCATGCAGGTGTTACACGGTATCAGCAATCGCCTGCAGTACAGCTGA
- a CDS encoding phosphopantetheine-binding protein yields the protein MSNLVEELKVLIIDVLNLEDVTPEDIQAEEPLFGEGLGLDSIDALELGLALQKKYNISIDAENENTKTHFASVNNLAKFVAESQSA from the coding sequence GTGAGCAATCTGGTAGAAGAGCTCAAGGTTCTGATTATCGATGTACTGAACCTTGAAGATGTAACTCCGGAAGATATCCAGGCAGAAGAGCCCCTGTTCGGCGAGGGCCTGGGTCTGGATTCCATTGATGCGCTGGAGCTCGGCCTGGCGTTGCAGAAGAAATACAATATCAGCATCGATGCGGAAAACGAAAACACCAAAACGCACTTTGCCAGCGTGAATAACCTGGCGAAATTTGTTGCGGAAAGCCAGAGCGCCTGA
- a CDS encoding acyl carrier protein: protein MFENREAIFTQLKDILVEMFEVEPEDVREDAHLSDDLDIDSIDAVDLIVRLKELTGKKIAPEEFKNVRTVGDVMSAIEKVVAE from the coding sequence ATGTTTGAAAACAGAGAAGCGATTTTTACTCAGCTGAAAGACATCCTGGTTGAGATGTTTGAAGTGGAGCCGGAAGATGTGCGCGAAGACGCCCATCTTTCCGATGATCTGGATATCGACAGTATCGATGCGGTAGACCTTATCGTGCGCCTGAAAGAACTCACCGGCAAAAAAATTGCCCCGGAAGAGTTCAAAAATGTGCGCACCGTAGGTGACGTAATGAGCGCGATTGAAAAGGTGGTGGCCGAGTAA
- a CDS encoding M28 family metallopeptidase codes for MKITQLALAGALCALLTACSGGYGRLPIPAADGEKMRRDVEFLAADALQGRRTGSRGYREAAEYVASRFAALGLEPVTGDDYLQPVPFREALWQNHQATMMLHGRDGDITFELGSDFIASPPTIAEDTAVSAGLVFVGYGIQAPEFGLDDYAGLDVRGKIVVVLDGRPQRLPSEVGAHYASSRSKRDTAVRHGAVGYIALNTPAREARRPFARSAEHVADPGFDWLRADRTPGNGEPRMHPGVLLGMPAAKQLFMGASRSLDTIFTEIENGVVPTGFPLPYTASLSSGAEHRDIVSPNVVGLLPGSDPKLKHEYVIFSAHLDHVGISPQAGGQLADGIDREVIHDVINNGAQDNAAGIAVMLEVARLFVESGRAPRRSILFVAVAAEEEGLLGSDYFAQHPPVPPRAMVANINLDMPMLLYPFRDVIAFGAEHSSLGDTAARAVERAGLKLSPDPMPEQVIFVRSDHYSFVRRGVPAIYLISGREALDRNIDGTNAQTQFLKTRYHRPSDQADGQVNYVAAQQFAEVNYAIARAVSDDDKKPRWHKGDFFGELYSNER; via the coding sequence ATGAAAATAACCCAACTGGCCCTGGCCGGCGCACTCTGCGCCCTGTTGACCGCCTGTAGTGGCGGCTACGGGCGTTTGCCGATCCCCGCGGCTGACGGCGAAAAGATGCGCCGCGACGTCGAATTTCTTGCGGCCGACGCACTGCAGGGACGCCGCACCGGTAGCCGTGGCTATCGCGAGGCCGCGGAGTATGTGGCCTCCCGTTTCGCTGCGCTGGGGCTGGAACCGGTAACCGGTGACGATTACCTGCAGCCGGTGCCGTTTCGCGAGGCCCTCTGGCAGAATCATCAGGCGACCATGATGCTGCACGGCCGCGACGGTGATATCACCTTCGAACTGGGGTCGGACTTTATCGCCTCCCCGCCCACCATTGCCGAGGACACCGCGGTGTCCGCCGGACTGGTGTTCGTTGGCTATGGAATCCAGGCGCCAGAGTTTGGTCTCGACGATTACGCGGGTCTCGATGTTCGCGGCAAAATCGTGGTGGTGCTGGATGGACGCCCACAGCGACTGCCAAGTGAAGTGGGTGCTCACTACGCTTCGTCGCGCAGCAAGCGTGACACCGCGGTGCGCCACGGTGCAGTCGGTTACATTGCCCTGAATACCCCTGCGCGGGAAGCCCGCCGACCTTTCGCCCGTTCCGCCGAACATGTTGCCGATCCCGGCTTTGACTGGTTGCGCGCGGACCGCACACCCGGCAATGGTGAGCCCCGCATGCACCCGGGGGTGTTGCTGGGTATGCCCGCCGCCAAGCAGCTGTTTATGGGGGCGTCGCGCAGCCTCGATACCATTTTTACCGAGATCGAAAATGGTGTGGTGCCGACCGGGTTTCCGCTACCGTATACCGCTTCCCTGAGCAGCGGTGCCGAGCACCGGGACATCGTCAGCCCCAATGTGGTGGGCCTGCTGCCGGGGAGTGATCCCAAGCTGAAGCACGAGTACGTGATTTTCTCCGCACACCTGGACCACGTGGGGATAAGTCCGCAGGCAGGGGGCCAGCTAGCCGACGGTATCGATCGCGAAGTTATCCACGATGTTATCAACAACGGCGCCCAGGACAACGCTGCGGGTATTGCGGTGATGCTGGAAGTGGCGCGTCTGTTCGTCGAGTCCGGCCGTGCGCCGCGGCGCTCGATCCTGTTTGTGGCGGTGGCCGCGGAGGAAGAGGGCCTGCTGGGCTCGGACTATTTCGCCCAGCACCCGCCGGTACCGCCGCGGGCGATGGTAGCGAATATCAACCTGGATATGCCGATGCTGTTGTATCCGTTCCGGGATGTGATCGCGTTTGGCGCCGAACATTCCAGTCTGGGTGACACCGCGGCGCGCGCTGTCGAGCGCGCCGGCCTGAAACTGAGTCCGGACCCGATGCCGGAGCAGGTAATTTTCGTGCGCAGCGACCACTACAGTTTTGTGCGCCGGGGCGTGCCCGCGATCTACCTGATCAGTGGCCGCGAAGCGCTCGACAGGAATATCGATGGCACCAACGCGCAGACCCAATTTCTTAAAACCCGCTATCACCGGCCTTCTGACCAGGCCGACGGGCAGGTGAACTATGTTGCGGCGCAGCAGTTTGCGGAAGTGAACTATGCGATTGCACGGGCGGTGAGCGACGACGATAAAAAACCGCGCTGGCACAAGGGAGACTTCTTCGGGGAGCTCTACAGCAATGAGCGGTGA